From Verrucomicrobiota bacterium:
GCCGCTCGACAGCAGGGCCGTCACATCAATCTCAACCCCCGATAAAGCCTGCGGCGACGCCTTGCCCTCCCTGACGGTTCTGGTTTCGTAGCGCTCGCCGGCCAGCGTAAAGACCCGCAGGCACCGGTGGCGGACGTCAACCACCCAATATTCCGGGATTTTGGCCCGCCGGTAGAGGTCCGCTTTGTAGCCCAGGTCGTGAGTGAGGGTGCTGTCGGCGATTTCGATCACCAGCAGCACGTCCGCAGCAGTGAGGTGCCGCCGGCGACCGATGCCGGGCCGGTAAAGCACCAAGTCCGGTTCGGGCACGTCGTGGGGCCGGATCGGCAGGGACCGGCCCGGACCGACTTTGAAACGCCCGCCGCGTTGCTCCACAAAGGTTTCGGTCAGTTCGTCCAGGATCCAGTGGTGTTCGGGGCCGATCGGCGCCATGGGGATGATTTGGCCGTCCAGCAGCTCGACGCGGGCATCCTCCTCCAGGATGCCGGCCTCCACCAACCGGTAATACTCCTCGACCGTAAACCGGCGCACGGCATCGAAGTGGACCGGGGGCGGTTGGGTAAGGGTGCTCATAGGGTCGGCGGTCGCCTCTGCGGGCCGTACGGAATCATACCTGGTCCTACTAGAGGGCGCACCCTCTAAACGCGAGGGCGCGTAACCTCAGGCCGCGGCCGCTGGGGTCGGTTGCTCCGTCCCTTCCGGAAGCAGGGGGTTCATCGCTGATGGCTTTAGGGATCGCCCCAAGGCAAACGCGCGCAAACGGGGATGCGTGCGCTCATCGGGCAACCCGGGACGATTCGAGGGAATGGAAACATTCCTTTCCCGATCATAACCCGATACCTCCGGCGGAGCGGGGGCGAGGGGCAAGAGAGCCAGGGCGGTAAAGGGCAGGGGCCCGGCGAAACCGGGAAGGATGCCGTTTAAGGAGCC
This genomic window contains:
- a CDS encoding Uma2 family endonuclease produces the protein MSTLTQPPPVHFDAVRRFTVEEYYRLVEAGILEEDARVELLDGQIIPMAPIGPEHHWILDELTETFVEQRGGRFKVGPGRSLPIRPHDVPEPDLVLYRPGIGRRRHLTAADVLLVIEIADSTLTHDLGYKADLYRRAKIPEYWVVDVRHRCLRVFTLAGERYETRTVREGKASPQALSGVEIDVTALLSSGA